ttgattctagggttcttgaactatcagggttttagtttcggcaaacttccgaagattggaatcggacgttcgtagatcctagggtttcgccttgaaacgcttgttatataaggaataagagaagttctaacatttctctgaagatttttggaattaatttccatcgtgactttaagtgaaaactagctatttactagggtttctgacctaggtttaagcgtatatcgatcgtgctataccttttatcgattctggtacaatccttagacttttcctgaactttctccttcataaatttatttcatttggtaaactcttgtccaggtttcccttcacgatacatcaactctaatcgtgaataggattctatttacttggcataagtttaaaaacttgggtcttacaaaagggcatgggagattcaaactcaagacatgtaagtagcaaaacatgcatttaaccagttcagttacatacataatagatatataaatcaagcaaatttaatttttataatttccttgatcatcatcaacttcatatactcatcttcatctctccaatccactcaggaatcTCTTCTGAGAAAGTCTGACTGAtagaggggtagacggtgcattgtttgaaaacatgaagggtagaaacgtcgacaaaaatagagtaggggcataatttgcacaaacttaaaacatcaggggccaaaaatgctttttagcctatatATTACTTATTGGATGTAAACAACTTCGTTTCATCACACCTTTCTCTTAATGGGTTTGGTTCACTTGTAGTGTATTGGTGCAAGCACAAAAGCATTAAAGTTTTTTACCATGTGTATTTATTTGTCATAAATTTAACTTATGAGTAatgatctctttttttttttaacttatgaGTAATGATTTCTTAGATACACAAGAATGTATTATATACATATTAATTTATAGTAATAATTTATGTAAATGTAAATCATATTTATAGATTTAGTTGTAGTATATCAAAATTCGATTAAAAAAGAAGGAGAGGACAAATATGTAATTACACCAAAAGATAGCAGAACAGAGCAGAGAGCAGCAATGGCGCCAAAGAGTCCTTTTCATAGAGTGAGACTCCTCCCTCCGCCGCTGGAAATGGCGAAACCAGCTTCCATTGCACCCTCTCCTCCGTCTCCTCCTCGCTTCTCCACCGTAGCTCCGTTCACCAAATTCCGCATTCAGGGCAGACCCGGCAGAAAAGATTTCGATGCGTACGTTTTCGGCAACCACAATGCTCCTGGCATTGTTGTTCTTCATGACTCGTTGGGGGTTGATGATCATGTCAAAAATCATGCTCTCAAGATTTCTCAGCTTGGAAATGGATTTAAAGTTCTTATTCCTGAGTAGGAAAATTTCTTAGTGTTTGTTTGttctttattattttgtatTGTATTGAGAATTTGGATCACTCATGATGATGGGTTTTGCTTCTTTTTTTTCCACAGTCTTTATGGTGATTATGAAGGAGAGTATAATGGAGTTGATACTATGAAGGGTGTTTATTCTGCAATTCTATGGCTTAGAGCCAATGGTTCAGACAAGGTTTGTTTGTCTCGTTTCATGTGTTAATAATTGTCTATGATGAAAATTTATTCTATCCTGGGTggtaatttttgttttaatcaCCATTCCAAGGTGCCATAAATTGGTTTTTTTGCTTAAGATTTAGTGTACTGTAGTGTGTTTGTTTATCCATCAGATTGGAATTGGATGATGTGAAACTATCATTTGCCTTGGTTTCGAGTCAGTACGAGTCTTGGGTTTGGTTAAAATCAAAGGTGAAAGGGTTTATTTTTTCCTTGTTTGAATGGTCTTCAAACCCAATAGTGTGCTTGGAATCTTTGTAATCTGGTGGTGTGCTCTAATTCAATTTCTGCATTCTGTCTTCGGTCTGTTAGGTGCTGATTTAGGGGTGTGTACTGAGGTTTTATGCAGGCGAGTATTCTGCCTGGCTAGTGAAAAGGCCTCTAGGATTTTCCTGTTGTAGCTCCCAATCTGTCTGTCCTTTGGAGACCCTTGTGCGCGCTGTTATAAGACCACCTCGCTGTGTCACTTGCTTTTCAACAGATTTTTAAAACCATTGGTACTGTAGGCAGATTTTGAGACCTTATTTTTGCTGGAATTGAAGGTAGTGGATTGCTCTTGTTGTTTCGTTAATATTGGTCTTGGCTGTTGGATGATTATGGCTACCTGTTCTGTGTATGATAGATAAGTAAAAAACCAGCAGGTGATGTCCTTTAGCTCAACCATGATTTGTGTACTGTGTATCTGAATTAGGTGGGTTATTAGAGTATTTAATATTCATTGTAATACTCTTAGCGTTTTTGTTGGAATGGGTGGAGGGATGGACTAGAATTTCCTGTTCTGGTTCTCTTTTCACCTTTTCTTGTTAATATTTCTCACTTGTAAAGGGTTGAAGTACCTCTTGAAGTACTTCTCTTTCAATACATTCCtttgcttaccaaaaaaaaaagattggatGATGTGAATGTAATTTTCTCTCAATAAAATAACTTTGCTAAACTGCCTTGGAAAGCCAAATATGTAAGTTGAATGTACTTCCAATTCCAACTGGAAACCAAACTGACTCTTGGTGAGTTAGTGTGAGGAGGATAAGCTAATAGAATATGTTAGGATGGTTAAAGAAAAATGTGAATTGATATTTCATTGTAACAGGTTGGTGTAACTGGCTTTTCTAAGGGGGCTGCTCTGGCTATATACAGCTCTTACTTTCAACCATCCGTTGATGCTGTTGTAGCTTTCTATGGCACTCCTCCCTGCATGCTTGGAATTCCAGTGTCCTGTTCAGGCTCATTTTGGAGAACTGGATGATCATGCTGGCTTCTCGGATGTCGAGGTAGGTTTGCAACACTCATGGCTAGTCTCTTACTTGAATTCCCTTCAGTCAGTTTGTTTATATTAATATAGCTGGCATATTCTCCAATTCAATATCACTTCATTTTCTTGTTGGTGAGGGGAGCATATGTGTGTGTTTGTTAAAAAAACCTAATGATTGAGGCTTGGGAATGAGAAGTGAAAATCATTGTGTTTTTTGGTAAGAGAAAATGTACAAAGGACTTCTAAAGCCTAGTGATTGTTTGACTAGtaatattgattttaaaatgCTCACTAGTTTCatccttctttttttcttttcttacacTTTTGTCCAACCTTTGCATTCATCTTCTAAAATTATATATTGCTTCTTTTTAGACCACCATTAGTATCataaacaaaaacaattttcaacCATGCATATTTATTTTCTCGACAACTACAACATTCAACAACTGAAATTATAACCTTATCCTTGTTATTTTCATTCttctttctatttattatcTTCTTATTTTACCTTCAATACCCAGCAAAGAATACCCTAAGTTAAGTGTTAGAAGTCTTGAAGCTTTTGTAACACAGTCCGACTTCTCCACACGAGATATCTTTGAAAGGGAAAACTGAGAAGGGCCAACACCTAGTGAGCCTAGAATTTTACTAAACAAAACCTCCATAGGCTTTAACCTTTCTCTACGGTTCTACCCTTCCTAATTTGTCTATGTGAAATACTTtaaatttcaattcaaataaCTTTTGATGATAACTAATAATCTCTTTATTTGTTCATTTTTCTATTCCCTGTCTAGCTAAATATTTGTTTGATTGGGGAAGGGAAGAGTGAGGGAACACGTTGATGGTCTGAGCCTAAATTTCTTAGATTCAAGAAACATTATCTTATGACTTTGTTTGATTTCCCAGACTGTTGAGAAATTGAAGGACAGCATGGTGGAGTCAAAATTTACATGTAAGGTGTTCACATACCCTGGCGAGAGACACGGATTTATGAACAATCTCCAGAAGGAATCAAGATGCAGAACCAAGATGCAGTTCAACTAGCCTGGTCTCATTTTGAGATGCGGAGAAGACTTATGTGTCTTTTATTAATGAAGATAAGGATATAATTATCCTGATTGATGGcttgttatttaaaaaaaaagataaggatATCAAGTAAAGATAACAACTGAATTTAACAACGAAAGAAACAAGGGCAGAGGTGGAGCAGGGTTGGCCTTGGACTTGGAGGAGAAATTCCTCCATAGCTTCGATTCCGGTTACATAGTGTTTGCTTGATTTTCAGATTGAAAGTGCTTTCACCCAATGGAGGTCCAAAAATCTCTTGTACGTTTGGAGCATTGAAATGTAGGGGAATTGGAATGTGTGATCTCAAATTTTAATGTTTCAAACAAACTtccaaactgaaaaccaaacacccATAAGCTTTCTCATTGTAATTTTCATTGAGGCAATAGCTTTTTAAACCGTGCAACAGTAAGAAGTATAATGGTAGAAAATAGAGTGGAAATGTTAGTTTATGAGGAAAAGTAATAATCATAGTGGTAAAAGTGAGACCGGTAAAATCGTTTGGTAAAACAAACTGGATTGAATTTGTATTTCAAATCCGCACTATAGTGTGTGTCATGCATGGGAAGATGTTGAACTACATGTTGGTTCTGCCTCTTGCCTCTTGCCTCTTTTGTTCTGCATTTTAATATGTTATGGTGGTTGTCTTGAgtattattttgattttgaaatataaTGCATGAGCATATTATTATTAGATGGATTTATTTTGATAAATGAAGATAATTAGTGTTGCTTTTGTGATTatgtaaagaaaaataatatttgaattattttgggttttagtgattgaaaataagttttttGAATAGAGAAGATAGAATAAAAACTATTTTtggttaaaataatttaaaatctgaaaattgtttgaaaaagtgatttagaggttatttttAACATTAGgaatttattttctaattttgaaattttttgaatttattaTGAAGTGTCAGTTTTTCATTTGAAATTTattgttggaatttttttttggtgtctCCGATGAAGGGTATTCTGAGGTTTGGCATGATGGGTAAGTTAAGTCCCTGATTTATTGGCCCTTTTGAAATTATGGAGAGCATGGTAGTTAGTATCGTGCgtatcgcacgatacgtatcccgatacGATACGAAAATCAACCAAACGATACGTATCTCATGTATGTATCTTTTTGTGTTCGTATCGTGACCTGTATCGCACATATCGCATGAATatcgcacgatacgtatcccgatacgatacaaaaacagtttttcaaatgccGTTTCATCTTACTCCCCTAGAAAAATTAGGGAGTgagcatttaatttcattaaaaattagtaaattgctctaaaaagtgatgtttttttttattctttcaccctttcacgttcaacttcacttcagcagccctttcatgtttcacgttcaacttcagCAGCCCTTTAATGGCTTGGAATTAGGGAGTGGGCATTTAATTTCATCTCTTTGATGTTTAGTACTTTAGTTTGGCTTATGGCTTGAAATtaggttgaacttgaactttgtgagactatttttctacttatgacttggatctttgattattttgaactatatttagatgatatattagtatattatttaatttatgacttaattttttttgtgtccgTATCTTACGATACACGTTACGATACGATACGCGACACGGAATTAGGGTCTAACGATACACAATACGTATCTCGATTTGACTACCTTGATGGAGAGGGTTGGGCATCTGGCTTACTTCTTAGCCCTACCACCAAATTTCTAAGGAGTTCTACTTCCCTATCATATTTCGATGCTTTGAAAGTATGTTCATGATGCCTCTCACATCATTCATCATGAGACGGTTCAACTTGAAGACAACCTTAATTTCACTGCACAAAAAGGGAGAGgacaaaataattttaactattttattctacataaaaaaaacttgaagTTGTACTACATGGGTTAAACACCCCCCCCCCAAGGTTTTCCCCAATAGAGTTTTCatggtaaggttttaatgagacatatTTTATTAAGCTGTGTCTCCAACAGGTGTTGGGGGGGTTAGATATTCCTCTttatattgggttgaagtaccccttgttcattcaatatattctctttgcttataaaaaaacaccCCCCCACCCTATATGAAACAGAAGCCTCCATATGTCTATATCTCTCTCATAGTGTTCCTATTTGCCCCTAATACCTTCATCTTCCTCACTCTTCCTCCTATTTTGAGGAATGGTTTGCTTTTTGAAGCCCAAAAACTCAAATGGGGATTTATGTCACAAAGTGTTTAATTGAGGAAGCATATACTCTCTTCTATAAAATGGGCAATGCATGGATAAATTACATTAATATGAGAAAAAAAGGTTTGTCAATCCCGCTGCTGATGTGTGAAGTCTTCAAATAATTATAGGAGACAAATTATGATACAGGTTTCTGGGAAATTTTAACAAGTTTGGAGCACTTGGTCAGGTTACTACTATAGCTTGGGATAGCACAACCAATCTTCTTCAATTCTTGAAATGTTTGTGTGGTCTCTGGATCAAAGCCACCTGCAAACTGAACGTGTTGATGGCTAATGAGTTGGATAAAAGGAAATGTTAACTTCAGGAAACCTGAGGAGTGTACTCTACCTGGTGTACTCTGAATGCAAACTTAACACCTTGCACTAAGAGATTATCTTCCTGCAAGTTTTCGGAAGACTCCAATTCCTTGGTTATCCTTTTCATGAATTCCTTTGCCAACCTCAATGAACTTAGCTTCATCTGCAATGAAAAATAAGTTAAAGCCTTTCAATTAGTTTTGATGGTAATAAGTAGAAAGTCCTTCTAAAAAGATTTGGGTGCTTCCTAAGGCCATTGAAGTGATACTACTTTGTCTGCAGAAGTATAGAACATTATATCCCGGACAATTTTCTGGTTGTTTGATCTATGTGAAATTGACCGTCACAGAGAATCATTTAACTGGTCATGCATGATTTTATCAAGAGTCTTGTTAGTTCTATTGTAGATGCTAAAAAATACGATAAATAACATTAGCTTGATATTTAGTTTAAGCACACTAACCAATAAGTCTAATACTTTTACAACTAAAACAGACACCATTATCTTGTTTTTCTATCTGAGTGAACTGGACTTACATAAATGTCAACGACTTTTAGTGTTTAATAAAGGGTGGTCTTTTCTAGGGTTACATTGACTAGAAATATGCCCAAAATAGTTCTTTTGTAGAGCAATTTCCACCCCCGAGCTAGCTAGATTTTGGGTAGAGTTAGACCTACCCCAAATTTTAAGACAATATTAGAGCCTAGATTCATTTTATTGGGTTACCTGCCAATGTTCACTCATGCAAATTTCACCCTCTAGATGTCCAGCAAGCACGGGACGTAAGGGATGTGTTTTGGCATACTCGAATTTCCTGAGCTAGCTTATGGATAGAGCTAACACGAATTCTAAGATTTATAACATTAACAAGCTATCTACTGAGTACTGCCTACCTGACCAATGAGGCCTGTGTCCAGCATCCACTCCCAAGGGATATGGAAATTCC
This is a stretch of genomic DNA from Lotus japonicus ecotype B-129 chromosome 1, LjGifu_v1.2. It encodes these proteins:
- the LOC130728984 gene encoding uncharacterized protein LOC130728984 produces the protein MAPKSPFHRVRLLPPPLEMAKPASIAPSPPSPPRFSTVAPFTKFRIQGRPGRKDFDAYVFGNHNAPGIVVLHDSLGVDDHVKNHALKISQLGNGFKVLIPDLYGDYEGEYNGVDTMKGVYSAILWLRANGSDKVGVTGFSKGAALAIYSSYFQPSVDAVVAFYGTPPCMLGIPVSCSGSFWRTG